In Prochlorococcus marinus CUG1435, the genomic window GATTCATTGACTAATTCTTGTCCTCTTGTCCATAAAGAAACATTCCCTGACCTTTTAATTAATTGCATCCTTATACCGTCGTATTTCCATTCAAATTGAAAATCATTTATTGAATGTTTGAAGATTTTGTCTTCAATAGTATTTGCTAGAAGAAATGGAAATGGTTTGGAATTTAACTCTTGAAGATTGATATTCTTATTAATTAAAAATTGATATGAATCAATTGAAGGATTGAAATTACCCATCAACCTATGAGAAATAATTTCTTCATCAATATTAATTAGTTTTGATATTGATTTTGTAATTAATCCTATAGAGACTCCTACTCTAAAAGTGCCTGTAAGAATTTTATTGAAAATTAAATGGTAATCTTCAGGTAATCTTTCCCAAATATTTTTAATTTGTAAATTTTTCTCAGCTTCATTAAGTTTTGATAACTCAGGTATTGTTTTGCTTAGTAATTCATTGAGACTTATATTTGATAATTTTTTATTTCTGGAAGTAGTTTTATTTTTAAGTAATAACGTTATTACTTCAGCAGAATCACCAACTTTTAAATAACAGGTATCAATTAACCATTGAGGATATTCATATATTTGAGAAAAAAGATTTTTTAAATATTGTCCACTTATAAATCTCTTATTACTTTTTCCAGTTAATAAATATATTGCCCATGAATTATCTATTGGTTCATTTGATAAAAAATATCTTTTTAAAACTTCAATTTTATTATTTGTACTATTAATTGAATCTAGATCGCAAAATAATTCTGAAAACTTTTTTAAGCTCATATTTATTTACCGAATAAAAGGACATTTATTGATTCCTTTTCAATTAAATATTTACTTAAGGCTTCACTATCTCCATGATGAAAAAATACATTTTTTGCTTCAGATTTTTTTACTACTTCCAGAATTCCATCCCAATCCGCATGATCAGAGATTGCGAATCCTTTATCATATCCTGATCTTTTTCTTAGAGCTCTTATTGACATCCATCCACTTGCGAAAGCTGTTTGAATATTTTTGAAATTTTTTAGATAAGAGCCCTTACTTAAAGATGGTGGTAATAATATTAGACTTCCTTTAAGTTCATCTATCTTTTTTTTATTTTCAATTTTTATAGTATCTTTAATATTAATTCCAAGTTCCCTATAAATATTGTTCATTTTATGAATACTGTCATGTGAATAAATATTGCCTTTAAAATTTGTTTGACTAATTTCGTTTATCAATCTCTGAGCTTTACCAAGTGAATAGCAGAAAAGTAAAGAAGTTTTTTCTGGTGAATTAGTTATCCATTTTGAAATATCATTTGCTATTTTATTTGATTCATCCCACTTAAATATTGGCAAACCAAAAGTACATTCGCTTATTAAATAATCAGTTTTAACTATTTCATATTGTTTGCAAGTCTTATCTTTTTGAAGCTTAAAGTCACCTGAAATTAGCCATTTTTCTTCAGCAAAAATAAACCTTATTTGACTAGATCCAAGGATGTGGCCTGATGGATGAAAAGAAATATTAATGCCATTTATCTTAAATTCTTCTCCATATTCAAAAGTCTTAATTTTGATATTATCTTCAACTCTTTCTCTAAGAAGTATCGCAGTTTCCTTAGTAGAAATATATTCTTCACATCCAAATGTAAAGTGATCAAAATGAGCATGAGTTATTAATGCCTTTTTTACTGGCTTGTTTGGATCAATCCAAATATCAGCAAGTTCACAATAAAGACTTCCATCTTTATATCTAATTAAATATTCTTGATTAGTTTTCAAAACTACATCTCTTACAGTGAAGTTAATTTAGCTAATTATGCCCAAGCTTGTTTTGATAAAGCTATGGCTGAAATTGTTAGTAAAGAAATAACTACAAATTTGTTGCTCCAATTAATCATGAATGAACTAATTTTGTAAAAAAAAACTCTATTAGATGGCACAATATTTCTTTGATTCAGGATGTAATGATTTTCACTATTTTTTAAGTAATTTAAATTTTTAATCTCATTTATCAATTTAGATTCGCAAGTTGAGAGTTGTTCTACTTGATTTAATAACTCAATATCTTCTGGTCTTAATAAAGAATTTAATTCTTTAATTTGACTTTCGTTTTTCACAAGAAATTCATTAACTATCTCATCTGTTCCTAATCCCTTCTTTAAATTTAGAAGAATATCATCTCTTTCCCAGGATTTTTCAAGAGAATTTAAAATTTTAGTTATGCTCATTTTAAGTATTTTTACTTATGATAAATTATTATATTTTTCTTCTGTGGCTTATTCCTTTAAGTAATTAGAAAAAATTATTTTTATTTAAGATTTACGAATAAGTCTGTTTGCAAAATATTTTATTTTAACCTTTTCTTTGATTTTTTTAGAACTGCTTTTGGTTTTAACTTTATTTAAATTGATCACTTCATCAGAAACATTTTTGCCCGTTTCAAAATAACTTTTAATTTTTTCTAATTCTTCTTCATTTAATCTTTTTGTGGCACCTTTTGCGTTGATTCCAAGTTTCTTGCAGGCTAATAATATTCTATTACTTTCGACATTAAGATCTTTGGCAATATTGAAAATGGGAGTGTTGATAGACATTATTTTCTTTACTATGTAATTTATTATTTATAGTATATTTATAATTTAGAAATTAAATATATTTTTAACTATTATTAATTTCAAAAATTTTTTGTTTAGTTAGGCCACTTCATCTTCGAAATTATTTAAATCATTGAACTTTTTTTTCATGGTTGGGTTATTTTTCGTTAATTTCTTTACTGTTAAATCTTGAGATTTGCTATCAGCTGATAGAAGATGTTTTTTTGAGAGAATTAAAGCCTCTTTGGTTTTTTGTAAGTGAGTTATTGATTTATCAATTTCTGAAATTGCATCATTAAATCTATCTTGGGCCAGTGCAACATTTTTGCCAACGGCATTTTTAAATTGCTCAAGAGTACTTTCAAAATTAGTTATGTCATAATTCTCGCGTTTCATTAAATCAATTTGAGATTTGTATTTTAAGGTTTCCATAGATGCATTTCTTAATAGAGAAATAATAGGTAAGAAAAATTGCGGCCTTATGACATACATCTTTGGAAATCTATGAGAAACATCTACTATGCCTGCATTATATAGTTCACTATCTGGTTCTAAAAGCGAAACGAGTACCGCATATTCACAAGATTTTTGCCTTCTATCTTTATCTAATTCTTTTAAAAAATCTTCGTTTTTTCTTTTATTAGTTCCATTTAAACTTTCATTCTTCATCTCAAACATTATAGATACGACTTCAGTTTTATTCTCATCAAATTCTCTGAATATATAGTCTCCTTTACTTCCAGAAGTGGCATCATTATCCTTTTCGAAATATGAGTTTTTAAACGCAGTAGCACGATTCAGGTTAAATTGAGTTTCGCAATGGATTTCTAAAGTTTCCCCTACCATCTTTGTCGATAATCTAGATTTCATTTCTCTCAACTCCTGAATAGTCAGGTCTCTTTCACTAATTTTGCTTTTAAACTTTTCTTCAATTAGTTTTTCGTTAATTGAATGTTCAAGCCTCATTTTTTCAATGGAATTTGTTAATGATGAGTTCTCTTTTTCTAAATTGGTTACAGCTTCACTGACTTTGTTTTTTAAAGATAATTCTGAAATTAAAGCCTGGTTTTTAATTTCATCCTTTAAATTGATTAATTCATTATTTAGTGAATTAATTTTATTTGTTGCTTGATTTTTTAAATCATTAATAGCAATTGTTTTCTTTTCTTCAGCAATATGTAATTTAGATTCAAGAGCTTGGACTTCATTTTCTTTAATGCGGTTCTGCTCAATTAACTGTATTTTCAATTCTTTCTTTAAAATTTCCAAAGCTTTTTTATTATCCTCTTCAGCCAATAGAAGTCTCTCTTTTATTTGTTTATTAAATTCTTCGTCTTTTATTTGAAGAAGTATTTCTTCAAAGCTGCTGGGGTCGATTCGGAAAGTTTTGCCGCATGAGGGGCATTTAATATCTTTCATTTTTAATTACAAAATTATTTTTTGAAAGGATTTAATATTCAAATTATTTAAAAAGAATATTCTTCTTAACTAAGAATAAACAATGATTCAATGTATTGCATTAAAAAAAATTAAATAGATTAATAATTACTAAGTGGGTATTAAATTAATCCAGATTCTTTAAGAATATTAATTTTATTAGCTAATTCAATATCTGCAGATGATATTGACCGATCTAATGTTTTGTGAGAAGAAACAGTGTAACCACTATCATCAACAAATTCATCTTCAGCATCTTTCAAATGCATATTCTTAATTTGAGGATCTTTGTAAATATCAGATTTGGATAAATTAGATTTATTAATATTGCTGTATCCAAAATTTGCAATTCCTCTAGCATCTAATGCTTCCTCAACTAATATTCCAACAACTTTAGATCTACTTATAGATTCACTTTTGGATATTTCATCAATAATTTCAAGTACCCTTTTTCTAGGAAGATATCCTATCCTTTTAACTTTAATTTCCATGATTTCAATATATGCCATTATTGTAACACTTCTGTCAAATTAAATCTGATCTTAATTGATAACGCTTATTAGAAGTTAAGTCATTGAAACCTTTTTTGGTAACTAAAATTGAGGTTTTTCTCTAAATTGGTAAATAGTTTTTTCGTTTTTAATTACTCTGTTAAGATTCTGTTAAAATTTTGAGATCTATATAATTAAATCTTAAATCATATGAAAGATAAACTTTATGACAATGCAGACAGCTTCGCAATGTCATTTGATGAAGAATGGAAAAATATTGATTGTGAGGATCTGCAATTAAAGATAGAACAAGTATTTGAACTCTTATCTGATCATCCTTTTTTAGTTTCTAATCCAGAAAATGCAAGAAAAATGGCTGAATTTAGGATTTTTTCATTGAAGAAATTTCAATAATTATTTTTATTTTTTTAAACAAAAATTTAAGTTTAATCTTCAGTGATTTTTATTTAAATTGGGGAATTAAAAAATCCCTTGGTATATAAAAAAATTAATATACCTATTATTGGACCTATTCCAAAGATAAAAAGAACTAATTTTGCAGAATTTTTTGTTTGCCCCAGTTCTTGAGTTTTTTTATTTAATTTACTTTGAAATTTTTTGGATTTTTTCTTTTTCATGAATGATATAATACTATATCGGAACTTTCAAAAAAATTAATCTGATCCAATATCTCAAAATTCTTTATGGATTAAATCAAATTTATTCAGAAATATTAAAAACACAATAATGTATAATGTTATTAATAAAAAGCAAATATGAGTGCAACTAAGAGAGAGGAAGTTTGTTCTCACCTAAGATATATAAGGCAAGAGCTTAGAGAGATGCATCAAATGCTTATAAAAGAAGATTTGATGCCTGATTTAAATGAAGCTAAAGAAGTTCATGCGCAATTAGATGCTTTACTGTCTTTATTATCAGATAAAAGAGTTAAGGAGATAAAAAATCAATTTGGAAATTTTTAATTAAAGATAAATTATAAATAATTAGTGGTTGATTCTATTTTTTTGCGATTATCGTGCATCTGCTCCAGCTTATTATAAATTTCTTTAATTTGGATTTGGATTAGATCAGTTGAATTTATATTGCTTAAAGCATCCATAGCCATTAATAAACTTTCTTTTGCTTCAATCAAATGTCTACATTCTTTACTGCCTGCTTCGTATGACATAGTATTTTTAAAAATCTAATTATCACAAATATATAGAAAATTGTTCCGTATTGTTTGATACTCTTATCAAATGAAAGGTTATTATTGTTATTTAGAATACAGAAGTGGTAATTAATTTTACTAAAATTGGGAAAAACAAAGATGCAAGAAAATTCCAAAGATTATGAATTCTGTATTAAGGTTGCTTTAGATAACGCGAAGAAAAGAATTAAACAATTAGATAATTCTGATAAAAAGTGCATTTTAGAAGAATATAAGGAATGGATGAATGAGGGTTTAAATAAACATACAATCTTACTTCTCAGAGAAGATCCAATTATCTAAAAATGATTTAAATGATATTTTTTAATTTTTTGCACTCGAAGTAACCTTAAATAAAAAATAAAGGCTTAAAATAAAAGTAATTATGAGGGTAACTGTTAAAGGAGAAAAACTATACATGAATATCTCTATATGTCTTTTAAACTATAACAGTTTTTATTACTATAACTTCAAATCAGCTTTCTTTAAGAAGTGAAAAAACAAATTGCTTTAAATTTCCTTTTTCTAAAATTATTTCTTTAGATTTGTAGCTTTTTAATTTCTTGAAGATTAAATCAATTAAATATTCTGCTTTTTTATCCATGAAATTAAGTTATTTCTCTAATAAATAAATTTTTTCTTCACCAATTTTATCTGGCTTTGTTATTTTGCATCCCTTATCCTTTTCCATATCACAATCTTTGGTGGCGGGAACTGATTTCCAGGTACAAATTTTTTCTTGAGAATCTTCCTTTAATATAGTCCATCCATCATCTAAATATTTTGAGATTCCATCCTCTCCACATGAAAACTTTAATTCAATTCTTTTCTTTTCTGGATTAATACTATCATTTTGATTTTCTTCAGAATTAATTATTGGATATTTTTTATCATTTGAGGTACTACATGAACTTATGAAAATTACAATTAAAAGTAATTGTGCAAATTGTTTTATCCTTTCCATTTTTAATTTTTTCATCATTATAAGTCGCATTAAATTATAGTTTATTTTGATTCTATTATTTTTAATAGTTGATCCATTTTGTTCATCAATTCTTTTATATCATCCGGCTGGGGTAACAATAATTCTTCAGTAACTTCTAAATGCATTTTCTTTAAGTTTTGTCTTAAATCTTTTAAATGCAATTTTATGTTTTCTTTCTTTTGTTTTATATCAGTCATAGTATTAAATTATAAATTTACTTAAATTTGAAAGATCCATTATAGTATTTTATAGGTTAAAAAAAATAATTAAAAATTTAATTTTTTAAATTTTCAAGTTCATATAATTCTTTTCCTCCATAACAAAAATTTGTAGATAACATTCTTAATTCACTTTTTTTGATTCCGATTACATTTTTATTTTTAATAATATAATTTTTAGAACTAGCTTCGCAATCTAATTTATTTTTAGCATGTTTAATAACTGGGAAAAAATATGCCAATGAAATAAATACAAACAAAAATGTTATTAATGTCTTTTTATCATTTTTAATTAATTCTTTGGCTCCCTTTTTAACTTTTAATATTTTTATAAGTAATTTATCTGGCAATCCTATTTGAACAAATAATAACTCTACCCACCAAGGAAGATCTTTCTTTTTCTTAGAATTTTGGCTAGTAATCATTTTTTCCCCTTGATAATTTTGGTTTCTAAAATCTTTGCGATTACTTTTTTCATTTTTATTCATATCATCTACTAATTTATTCGGAATATAGAGGTTTTATTTTGATTTGGAAACTATATTTTTATTTTATAAGTTTTAATTTAATTTATCTATTAATTTTAGTATTCTTAATCTGTAGTTAAATAAAATTTTATATGGCAAAAAAGAGAAGGAAGTTAAATAAGGATTTTGAGAGGAAAATATATTCATCAAAAAAAAATGTCGAATTAGTATTGGCAAAAATTTTTGATATTGATGATGAAGATATACAAAAAGAATATGTTAGCGCGTTCAAAAAAGTTGTTTCATTTTATGATGAAATAAAAGAAGATTATGAAGAAAAAGGATTTAATG contains:
- a CDS encoding DUF2130 domain-containing protein, yielding MKDIKCPSCGKTFRIDPSSFEEILLQIKDEEFNKQIKERLLLAEEDNKKALEILKKELKIQLIEQNRIKENEVQALESKLHIAEEKKTIAINDLKNQATNKINSLNNELINLKDEIKNQALISELSLKNKVSEAVTNLEKENSSLTNSIEKMRLEHSINEKLIEEKFKSKISERDLTIQELREMKSRLSTKMVGETLEIHCETQFNLNRATAFKNSYFEKDNDATSGSKGDYIFREFDENKTEVVSIMFEMKNESLNGTNKRKNEDFLKELDKDRRQKSCEYAVLVSLLEPDSELYNAGIVDVSHRFPKMYVIRPQFFLPIISLLRNASMETLKYKSQIDLMKRENYDITNFESTLEQFKNAVGKNVALAQDRFNDAISEIDKSITHLQKTKEALILSKKHLLSADSKSQDLTVKKLTKNNPTMKKKFNDLNNFEDEVA
- a CDS encoding translation initiation factor IF-2 N-terminal domain-containing protein codes for the protein MSINTPIFNIAKDLNVESNRILLACKKLGINAKGATKRLNEEELEKIKSYFETGKNVSDEVINLNKVKTKSSSKKIKEKVKIKYFANRLIRKS
- a CDS encoding alpha-2-macroglobulin, with the protein product MERIKQFAQLLLIVIFISSCSTSNDKKYPIINSEENQNDSINPEKKRIELKFSCGEDGISKYLDDGWTILKEDSQEKICTWKSVPATKDCDMEKDKGCKITKPDKIGEEKIYLLEK
- a CDS encoding CopG family transcriptional regulator, translating into MEIKVKRIGYLPRKRVLEIIDEISKSESISRSKVVGILVEEALDARGIANFGYSNINKSNLSKSDIYKDPQIKNMHLKDAEDEFVDDSGYTVSSHKTLDRSISSADIELANKINILKESGLI
- a CDS encoding competence protein ComC; translation: MSITKILNSLEKSWERDDILLNLKKGLGTDEIVNEFLVKNESQIKELNSLLRPEDIELLNQVEQLSTCESKLINEIKNLNYLKNSENHYILNQRNIVPSNRVFFYKISSFMINWSNKFVVISLLTISAIALSKQAWA
- a CDS encoding ligase-associated DNA damage response exonuclease → MKTNQEYLIRYKDGSLYCELADIWIDPNKPVKKALITHAHFDHFTFGCEEYISTKETAILLRERVEDNIKIKTFEYGEEFKINGINISFHPSGHILGSSQIRFIFAEEKWLISGDFKLQKDKTCKQYEIVKTDYLISECTFGLPIFKWDESNKIANDISKWITNSPEKTSLLFCYSLGKAQRLINEISQTNFKGNIYSHDSIHKMNNIYRELGINIKDTIKIENKKKIDELKGSLILLPPSLSKGSYLKNFKNIQTAFASGWMSIRALRKRSGYDKGFAISDHADWDGILEVVKKSEAKNVFFHHGDSEALSKYLIEKESINVLLFGK